A single region of the Brachypodium distachyon strain Bd21 chromosome 3, Brachypodium_distachyon_v3.0, whole genome shotgun sequence genome encodes:
- the LOC100821207 gene encoding uncharacterized protein LOC100821207, which translates to MASPLAASLLRVSCSSASTSAPKPTTPKQSSSTQAPRPAAAAAPVPSLRAIPTSAAAMAAALPLLAALTPPEALAVGGELGILEGRTVALLHPAVMGGLFAYTLWAGYLGWQWRRVRTIQDDISDLKKQLKPSAVPAAKVAAGADSSSSAPPPPPAPKSPLEIQIDELTEERKKLVKGSFRDRHFNAGSILLGLGVAESVGGALNTWMRTGKLFPGPHLFAGAAITVLWAAAAALVPAMQKGNETARSLHIALNAVNVLLFVWQIPTGLEIVGKVFEFTNWP; encoded by the exons ATGGcctcgccgctcgccgccagCCTCCTCCGCGTCTcatgctcctccgcctccacctccgcccccaagCCGACGACCCCCAAGCAGTCTTCCTCCACGCaggcgccgcggccggccgccgccgccgctcccgtcCCATCCCTCAGGGCGATCCCGACATCCGCGGCAGCAATGGCGGCCGCACTGCCGCTTCTCGCGGCGCTGACGCCGCCGGAGGCGCTGGCGGTGGGGGGCGAGCTGGGGATCCTGGAGGGCCGCACGGTGGCGCTGCTGCACCCGGCCGTCATGGGCGGCCTCTTCGCCTACACGCTCTGGGCCGGCTACCTCGGCTGGCAGTGGCGCCGCGTCCGCACCATCCAGGACGACATCTCCGACCTCAAGAAGCAGCTCAAACCttccgccgtccccgccgccaaagtcgccgccggcgctgactcctcctcctccgcccctccccctccccccgccCCCAAATCCCCCCTCGAGATCCAAATCGACGAGCTCACCGAG gagaggaagaagctgGTGAAGGGGTCGTTCAGGGACAGGCACTTCAACGCGGGGTCGATCCTTCTCGGCCTGGGCGTGGCGGAGTccgtcggcggcgcgctcAACACGTGGATGAGGACGGGGAAGCTCTTCCCGGGCCCGCACCTCTTCGCGGGCGCCGCCATCACCGTGctctgggcggcggcggcggcgctggtccCGGCGATGCAGAAGGGGAACGAAACCGCCAGGAGCCTCCACATCGCGCTCAACGCCGTCAACGTGCTGCTCTTCGTCTGGCAGATCCCCACCGGGCTCGAGATCGTCGGCAAGGTCTTCGAGTTCACCAACTGGCCATGA